One Synechocystis sp. LKSZ1 genomic window, AAAAAAGTCGTCGATGATAATATTTCCCAGGCCGGTTCCCTGGTGGACTTTAATCGACTGCGCTTTGACTTTAATTGTCCCCGGGCCATCACCAGTGCAGAACTTCAGCAGATCGAGGATTTAATCAATACCTGGATTGCCGAGACCCACGACACCCAGATCGCCGTTATGTCCATTGAAGCGGCCAAGGCCAAGGGGGCCATTGCCATGTTTGGGGAAAAGTACGGTGCGGAAGTGCGGGTGATTGATGTTCCCGGTGTTTCCATGGAACTCTGCGGTGGAACCCATGTCCGCAATACGGCGGAAATTGGCCTGTTCAAAATTGTCTCGGAAGCAGGCATTTCTGCGGGGGTGCGTCGCATCGAAGCGGTGGCCGGCCCGTCAGTACTGGCTTACCTCAATGTGCGGGAACAGGTGGTTAAAGACCTAAGTGATCGTCTCAAGGCCAAACCGGAAGAAATTCCGGAACGGATCACGGCCCTGCAACAGGAACTCAAACAAAATCAAAAAGAACTGGAACGAGTGAAACAGGAACTGGCCCTGGTGAAATCGGAGCAATTACTGAGCCAGGCTGAGGCCCTGGGAAGCTTTAAATTATTGGTTGCCGACCTGGGCAATGTTGATGCCGAATCCCTTAAAACCGCCGCCGAACGTCTTCAGCAAAAACTCGGAGAAGGGGCCGTGGTGCTGGGTTCTGTGCCGGAAGCGGATAAGGTCAGTCTGGTGGCGGCCTTTAGTCCCCAATTGGTCAAGGAGAAAAAGCTCCAGGCGGGCAAATTCATCGGCCAAATTGCCAAACTCTGCGGTGGGGGCGGTGGGGGCCGGCCCAATCTGGCCCAGGCCGGTGGCCGGAACCCCAGTCAATTACCAGAAGCGCTGAAAGTGGCCCAGCAGGAACTTCGTCAGGCCCTGCAATAGTCAAAACCCGGCCCTTGGCTCAGACAACGGGGTCGGGGAATTGGGGAATAGACGCAATCAGCTTCTGGGTGTAAGCACTCTGGGGGGCCGTGATGATGTCCTGGGCCGGGGCAATGGCCTCGGCTAATTGGCCTCGATTCATGACCATAATGCGGTCGCTCATAAACCGCACCACACTCAAGTCGTGGGAAATAAAAATGTAGGTGAGTTGCCGCTCCCGCTGGAGGTCTTTGAGGAGGTTGAGCACCTGGGCCTGTACCGAAACATCTAGGGCCGACACTGATTCATCACAAATAATGAAACGAGGATTCAGGGCCAGGGCCCGAGCAATGCAAACCCGTTGACGTTGGCCCCCCGATAGTTCGTGGGGATAGCGATGGAACCAAGCGGGGTCGAGGCCCACCCGTTCCAATAGCTCTGCCACCCGCTGACGTTGTTGTTTTGGTCCACCAACCTGATGGATCTGCATCGGTTCCTGGATGGCCTGGCCAATGCTCAGACGCGGATTCAGGGAACTGTAGGGATTTTGAAAAATAATTTGCATCTCTCGACGCAGGTGACGCAAGCGAGCCGAACGCCGGGCCAGGGCCGTTAATTCCTGTTGGTCAAACCAAATGCGGCCGGAGCGGGGCGTAATCAAGCGCAAAAGGGTTCTCGCTAGGGTTGATTTACCGCACCCCGATTCCCCCACCAAGCCAAGAGTTTCTCCTGGATAGACCTGAAAGGAAATCTGGTCTAGGGCCTTAAATTTGCGGGACTGCCCCCCTAGTCTGGCCCGGCCAAATTCCACCGTCAGGGCCTCGACTTGGAGCAAGGGCGGTTGGGCCATTAGGCCCTGGAGTCGGGTTTGTTCAGCTTCGGGGGTAACTAGAATGGAGGCCGGGGGCTCTGCTGGGCTTCCTAAAAAATCTGCCACCGTGGGTAGTTGGGCCAATTGGGGTTGCAGACGGGGACGACAGGCCAAAAGGCCTTGACTGTAGGGATGCTGGGGATGGTGGAGAATCTGGTCTTTTTCCCCCTGCTCTACGATCTGGCCCTGGTACATGACGGCAACCTGGTCAGCAATTTCGTTGATCACCCCCAGGTCATGGGAAATAAAGACCAAGGACATGTCTCGATGGGTTTTACACAGATCCCGTAGTAGGCGTAAAATCTCGGCCTGAACCGTCACATCCAGGGCCGTGGTGGGTTCATCAGCAATCAGCAGGGTCGGATTACTGGCAATGGCCATGGCGATCATCACCCGCTGGAGTTGGCCCCCGGATAATTCGTGGGGATAGCGCTTCAAAAGGGCCAGCTTGCGTTGGCGAATATAACGCTTGAGCTTAATCAGGACGGAACCGGCATCGTGGGGCCCCAGGGCCAAAAATTCCGCTTCCAGGGCCTCGTCTCTAGGCAATACCTGGACTTCCTGTAGGAGGGCCATAGCCTGGTTTTGGGCCTGCTCAGCCGTTACTTGTTGGTGCAGACGAATGGCTTCAATAATTTGAAAACCAATGCTATAGACCGGATTGAGGGAACTCATCGGCTCTTGGAAAATCATGGCCATTTGGCCGCCGCGATAGCGTCTTCGCTCGGCTTCCGCTAGGGTGACAAGGTTGACGGTCGGCCGGTCGGCCTTGCCCGCAAACCAAATCTCACTGGTGGGTAGCACTCGGCCAGGAGCCGGGACCAAGCCCATCAGGGCCAGGGCCGTCACGGATTTGCCGGAACCCGATTCCCCCACTAAACCCAGTACCTGGCCCCTTTGTAGCTGAAAATCAATGCCCTTGACCGCCGCTAACCGCTGGCCGGGGGGGCCAAATTCCACCTGTAAGTGACGCACCTCTAGAATTAAGTCAGCCATCGCGGTTTAGGACAAAAGAATCTCAAAATTGTAGCGGATCTTCTGGACTCTCCAGCGCTGGAGGGGGAGGAGACGCGAGACGCGGTTCCGGAGTGGGCAGGTCTTCGTAGGCCAAATAAACGGCCTCTAGAAACAGATCTGGCGCTAAATCCGGGGAAAATTGACTAAATTGGATAATTTCCTGCACCTGGGTCTGGAGTTTCTGACTAATATTCTGGCGGGCTGTTGCCAGCATTTCTCGGCGATTAAGCAAGTACTGACGCACAATGGCCAATTGTTCAGGGGATAACTGCCCCAGGTTACTGTGAATCTGCAAGCGTTGGGCCAGGGGTCGGGCCCGTTCTAGGGTTGCGAGTAATTTGGGGGATTGCTGACGGCGAGGAACAGTAGTTTCCTCAATCACCAAGGTTCCCGCCAGCCAATCACCAATGCGTTTTTCTTGACGACTAAAAATAATAAAAAACATGCCGATGTAGAGCAGGTCATCAATGGGCCGCAGGAGGGCCCGCAGGGTAGCTTGGGCCAGGCCGATGGGACGGCCATCATCCCGAATGACTCGAATTTTCACCCAGCGCTTACCGGGGGTTTGGCCCTGCCAAAGGGTTTCAAAACAGACGAAATAGCCGACGTAGAGGGCAAACAGGAGGAGTAATTGGATGGCAAACAACCACAATTCCCAGCCGGCAATGCCACTGAACCAATCCTCTAGAGCAAAAAAACAAATCAACCAGACCAGCATCAGGGCAATGATCATGACCCCAAGAAAGAGGTAATCGAGGAGCAGGGCATAGAGTCGATTGCCAATACCCGCCAGGCGAAAATCTAGTTCCACACTTTCCGGGGTTTGCAGGGTGTAACGATTAAAAAGAGCCATGGCTAACGGGCCTGTTTAAGGGTGCGCGTTTCTTCTAGAATACGCTCAATGTCTGTTTCCGAAAGCTTTTGGATATAGTTGAGCTTGAATTCTTCTAGGAATTCCACCAAGAGCTGCTCTATTTTTTCGAGGTTATGGGCCGCCTGGAGTTCTCGGTTTAGGCTTTGGTTAAAGGTGGTGCCAATTTGAGCCAAGAGTTGCTCCGCTTGGGGGTCTTCCTGCAGGAGGCCCTGGAGAGCCAAGATAAGCTGCTGATAAATATTATTGACCAGTTGGCCAAGGACTTGGGTCTGTATTTCTCTCATACCGGGCCAATGCTGAAGGGTCTTGTAGGTCGGGATTTGTTGGCAAGCTTGCTGGAGATTATAGACCAGCCAAGTTTCCACATCTGGGGTTAAACTCGGTAGAACTTTTTCCACCATCATCGTCCCCAAAATACGGCTGATGTCAACGATTTCATTGCGATTATTGAGGTCAATGTAGGCCCTGGTTCCCTCTTGCCATAGCCATTGTCGCAACTGGCCCTGTTGAATCAGTTGCTGAATCTGACTAATCAATCGGATGATGATCACTTCAGTCATTTCTTCGGCAATAATGGCCACGAATCCCTGCACCGCTTGACCGCGAATTTGGGCTAAGTTAATCAGTCTGGCCTGATCTAGTCGAATCAGTAAAGGAATAATCCGTAACCAGCGGAATACGGGTAATAGCAAGAAAACATCGTACCAACGCCACAGCATGGCATCCCACCAGCTCACCCCTCGATAGCGTTGACTGATCAGACGAGTCCGCACCAGAAAATCGACTAGGAAAATGACGAAAAAAGGAAAATCTAGGAGGGGAAAATTATCCACAGGTTGGCCATTTTCACCAATAGCCCGAAAGTAATTACTGGCGATTAACGGACGAATTTGTTCATCAAAAAACTTCAATTCCTGGCGAGACCCCTTTTCCAGCAAATAGGCCTTGCTCCAAAACCGCTCAAAGGCCTGCGTTGCAGAAGCATCCTTGGTGCCGAAAACATGGAGACGCATCTTATTCTTAATCCGTTCTAGGGTTCCCGTTTTATTCGCAACCTGGAAGGGATTTTCAGCAATCATTTGTTGGCTTTGCTCCCGGAGTTGGGCCAGGATGGTGTCGATCTCCGTCTGGGGCCGGGCCGGATTTCCCTCTAGGGCCCGTTGGTCAATTTCAGCGGTGAGCTGATCCACTAAGGCCAAATAGGCTTCGGTACTGCGGTAGGGTTCAATGCCTTTGACCCAGTCGTAGGCGGGGGCCACGGAAATGGGCAGGATGCGGAGAGGTGGATTGGGGATCTCCTTTTCCCAAGGGCCAATTTTGAAGGTAATTTGGACGCGGCCCTGGAGCCAAAAATCCCGCAGAGGAATGTAGCTTAGGTCAAATAAAACTAACAAATAGTTGACCAACACCAGCAGGGCCAGGCCCCGTTCAAACCAGAGGGGAACGGCAAGGCGCGTGGGCTGACGAGGAGAGACAGAGGGCTTATTGACCATGGGCTGGAAGCGGTCCGACGGATCCTAGATATCTGGCTACGTCACCATTTTAGGCGGGTTACGGAGGGAATTTTTCTAGGACAAACCAGGAACTCGCTAACGGAAAATATTGACTTTGCGCAAAAGCCAATGCCCGATAAGATAGAGTAACTCTTTTTGCAAATGCCTTCAGTACCCGTGGAAGTTTTCGTTTACCATACGCCGGAATTAACCCCAGCCGATACTTTACCCGACTGTGCGGTTGTGATTGACGTTCTACGGGCCACCAGCACCATTGCCACTGCCCTCAAGGTGGGAACCTGCGCCGTACAAACGTTTAGCTCCTTAACCGACCTCGTTAATGCGAGTCAGCAATGGCCAGCCTCCCAACGCTTGCTAGCGGGAGAACGGGGCGGGGCCAAAGTGGAAGGCTACGACTTGGGTAATTCTCCCCTGGATTGCACACCGGAATTAATGGCGGGGAAAAGGCTTTTCTTAAGTACAACCAATGGCACCAGGGCCCTGCAACGGGTAACAGAGGCTAAAACCGTCCTGGCCGGTGCGCTAATTAACCGTCAAGCCATTGTTAACTATCTCCTCGATCACCAACCCCAAACCCTGTGGCTCTTAGGTTCCGGCTGGGAGGGGGGCTACTCCCTCGAAGATACGGTTTGTGCAGGGGCCATTGCCAGCCTATTAACCCAGACCGCTAGCTATCAAGTGGGTAATGATGAGGTGATTGCCGCCATTGCCCTGTACCAGCAGTGGCAAGACCGTCTGGGGGAACTTCTGCAACAGGCCAGCCATGGCCAACGCCTGCTCCGCCTCGGTTGTAACCAAGACCTCCACTACTGTGCCAGCCTGGATATCTTGGATATTGTCCCGATGCAGATGGGCCCTGGCTTGATGATGACGTTTTAGAAGCGGTTTTGAAGGTTTTATTTTGCGCCTAAATCCCTTCACCAGGGAGATGTCCTCGTTGCTCAGGGGAGTGTAACGGCAGACATTTAGACCTTGGTGGCCCGGTTGGCACTGGCCTCCACCGCCCTGACCTTTTTGCCTCGCCAAAACAGCCGCAGGGGAGATCCTTGAAAACCGAGTTGCTTACGGAATTGGCCCTCAATGTAGCGACGATAGTTGTCGTTGAAGCGCTGGGGGTCGTTGACAAACAAAGCAATGGTGGGAGGCTGAGTGGAGACCTGGGTGCCGTAGTAGATTTTGCCCTGTTTACCCTGGCGCGTCGTCGGGGGAGAATGCCAACCCACGGCCTCTTCTAGGACTTCGTTGATCACGGCGGTACTGACTCGCCGACGGTGACTTTCCGCCGCCACATCCACCGCATCCAGGATTTTTTGCACCCGCTGGCCGGTCTGGGCACTAATAAAAATCATTTCGGCCCATTCCATGAAATAGAGACGGGAAAGGAGGTCTTTTTGATAGTCGTAGATGGTGTAGTTATCCTTCTCTACCGCATCCCATTTATTAATCACTAAAATGACGGCCCGGCCCTCTTCAATAATTCGTCCCGCCAGTTTCAAGTCTTGCTCTGTGACCCCGTCTAGGACATCTAGTACAAACAGCACCACATCGGAACGACGAATGGCCTTGAAGGAACGATTAATACTAAAAAACTCGGCTCCGTAGTCCACATTTTTTTTGCGGCGAATCCCAGCCGTGTCGATCAAGCGGTAGCGTTGGCCGTTTCGTTCCACCACAGTATCAATGGCATCCCGCGTCGTCCCGGCAATGGGACTGACAATGGCCCGCTTTTCCCCCGTCAGGGCATTGAGCAGGCTGGATTTCCCCACATTCGGCCGACCGATAATCGCCACCTTAATTTCATCCGGTTCGGCATCGGGGTCAATGATCGGCAGATGGTGCAAGAGGGCATCCAGCAATTCTCCGGTGCCACTGCCATGGATGGCAGAGATGGGAAAGGGTTCTCCCAGGCCGAGTTCCCAAAACTGGGCCGCTTGGATTAGGCCCTGGTCAGGGGATTCACACTTATTCACGGCCAAAATCACAGGCACCGATTGATGGCGCAACCACTGGGCAATTTCCTCATCACTAGGGGTCGGGCCACTCTGGCCATCTACCACCAAAATGGCTACGCGGGCCTCCGCCAGGGCCAGGCTGGCCTGTTCACGGATTTGAGGCAGAAATTCACTATCATCATCAAATACTAGGCCCCCGGTATCCACTACTTGGAACTCCCGGTCTAACCAAAAGGCGGGACGGTAGGTACGGTCTCGGGTAATCCCCGGCTGGTCGTGAACAATGGCCTGCTGATTACCGGCCAAGCGGTTGACCAGGGTCGATTTGCCCACATTAGGCCGGCCAATAACAGCAACAATCGGGAGAGGCATAGGGAAATAGTCGTGGAGGTGAGGATTTTTCCGAAACTCCAGTCTAGCAGGAAACGCTAGGGGCCTCTTTTCCCCCTTGACAATGGACGCTAGTTCTGGGAAGACAATTGTTGTTTGAGGATTTCTAGGGCCGACCAGCGCTGATCACGCAGGGCCTCGCCCGGGGGAGGAACAGGGGCCTGACAGGCCTTGCCACAGAGGCGTCGTAGGGGATGGGCCAGCATTAATTGTTCGTAGAGCCACTTCTCGGCATCAAAGTGGCCATCGGGGGGGAGTGTCTCCGACAGGTCTTCCCAGGCCAATTCCCGTTCTGCGCCGGGCACTTCCTCTCCTTGGGTTTTATCCAACCAGATCAATTCAGACGTTTCGACCACTAGACGGTGGTTATAGTTCTGGATACAGCGGTCACAGAGCAAGGTCACAATTGTTTCAGCTTTCAGGGTCACTTCCAAAAAGGTTCCTCCATGGCGCACCGTCAATTCTCCCCGCACAGGGGTCAAGGTTTCCAATTCCGGCACCATCTGATCCAGGTAGAGGGTCTGCCGGGTCTGGGGCATCTTCAGTAAATGGGGAATGTAGATCGGTTGCATGGGTGACACCGTCAAAGAAATAAATAAAACCATGGGCAAGGTGGTTGCCGAGGGCTGATTGGCCGCCTCCCCACGAAGAGCATCGAAGCGGCCAGCTCCACACCCCCGACCCTAAGGATTCGTTTCTGAGGAGGATGGGGCTGGAGGAGCAGCATTTCTTTCACGCTCGACTTCTGCCTGGAGGGCCTCCCGTTCCGCTGGTGTCATATTGTCCCAACGCTTTTGGATCATGGCCTCCTCATAGTCCTTGATTTGCTGATGGTAGGTCATGTCGTGGGTAAATACCCGAAAAATATAGGACAACAACCAAAGCACCAGGCCCCCGACCAGAACCGCCTGAGTCCAAATCCCGGCTTTTTGGCTATCTACCCCAAGACCTAACAAAATGGCGTACACCAGTCCCCCGGAGAGGAAAAAGCCTAGCCCAATACCGAGGGCATCAATCCGTCGCATCGTCGTTTTAGCCTATGAAGAAATGAGTATCAGCGTCCCTAAACCGCCCGGCGTTGAGGACGAAAATTCAAAATCGGGCTTAGCAGGAGCATCCCCGGAAAAGAGAAAAAGACCAGGAAGTACATGATCACTCGTTCCACGGAGCTAGCTACATACCAGCGACTATTGAGGTAGAAATAGACCACGGCTGGCAAAACCAGCAGATACACGCCACTGAGGACAAGGTAAAGTAGGGCCAGGAGGCCCGTATCTGAAATGATTAGGGGCAACAGAGCATTCATATTGGAGAGGTTGACAATCGGTCTGCTCTAAACTGTAGCTTATTTCGCCTAGAACTTCGATCGCGGTTGCCAATAAAGTGAGGACAACTCAGTTCCCCTCGGCCAGCATGGAGAAAGGAATGAGAGCAAGGATAGAAGGGTTTCCTGCTGTTTTGAAATGACGGTAGGTGTCTGTGTGCTTGACAAAACGTTGATTGAGCCAAGAAAATAATAGATTGTGTGTCTAATGCCCGGCTCGGATCAGGTTCAGGCATCATCATCCAAATCCACTGTTTTTGGGCAGTTGGATACCTGTACGGCAAATTACTAAATAAAATCCACCATGAGTTACGCCATTATTGAAGCTGGGGGCACCCAGTTACGGGTAGAACCCGGTCGCTTCTACGACATCAATCGTCTAGCAGGAGAACCTGAAGACGCCTACGTGATTGATAAAGTACTGCTCATTAACAACAATAACGACATTAGTGTTGGCCAGCCCTTTGTGGCCGGGGCCACCGTTGAAGGCGAAATCCTTTCCCACCGTCGGGGTCGCAAAATTATTGTTTACAAAATGCGCCCGAAGAAGAAAACTCGCAAAAAACGGGGCCACCGTCAGGAACTTACTCGTTTGTTGATCAAGTCCATCAGTATTAATGGTCAAGCGATTGCAGCAGTCAGTGACGAAGATTTGAAGAAACCCGTGCTGGGGGCTTCGGAAGAAGACTAGATTACTCTCTATAATTTGGAATACAACTAGGAGTTAGCAAAGACCATGGCTCATAAGAAAGGAACTGGCAGTACCCGTAACGGACGGGACTCAAATTCTAAGCGTCTCGGTGTCAAACGCTACGGTGGACAGGCGGTCACTGCAGGCAGTATCCTGATTCGTCAGCGGGGCACCCAGGTTCACCCCGGCGAAAATGTCGGTCGCGGTAGTGATGATACCCTCTTTGCCTTGATTGATGGCGTTGTGAAATTTGAATACAAAACCCGCAGTCGTCGCAAAGTTAGCGTCTATCCGGTAGCCACCGAGGCCTAAGTTCTTAGGCTAAAAACCTTGATAAGGATAGGAATGGGGTAGGTCTTTGACCTACCTTTTTTTTGATCGGGGAGTGGCCCAGCGGAAGACTATGATAAAAAAGAAGTTTCAGATTGATGTTGCATATCTAGACTGTGATGGTAAACCAAGCCCCGTCCGCTCCTGAGCCAATCCAACTACTCCGTACCAGTGAATCGGAACAACTCAAAAAAATTCGTCATACCACCTCCCATGTGATGGCGATGGCTGTGCAGAAGCTCTTTCCCCAGGCGCAGGTTACCATTGGTCCCTGGACAGAAAATGGCTTCTACTACGACTTTGATATTGATCAGCCCTTTACCGAGCAGGATTTGAAGGCGATTAAAAAGGAAATGATCAAGATCATTAATCGGAAACTGCCTGTCCTGCGCGAAGAAGTCTCCCGAGAAGAGGCCCAGCGGCGTATTGAGGCCATCCAAGAACCCTACAAGCTAGAGATTTTAGCCAGTATCCACGAACCCATTACCATCTATCATCTGGGCGACCAATGGTGGGATTTGTGCGCTGGCCCCCACCTGGAGAATACGGTCGAGTTAAATCCTAAGGCCATTGCCCTGGAAAGCGTGGCTGGGGCCTACTGGCGGGGCGATGCCAATAATGCCCAATTGCAACGCATCTATGGAACGGCCTGGGAAACCCCCGAACAACTAGCCGAATACCAACGCCGTAAGGAAGAGGCCCTGAAGCGGGACCACCGCAAATTGGGTAAAGAACTGGGCTTGTTTATGTTTGCCGATGCCGTCGGGCCAGGCCTACCCCTCTGGACGCCTAAAGGAACGATTATTCGCTCTCTGCTGGAGGATTTTCTCAAACAGGAACAGATTAAACGGGGGTATCAGCCGGTCGTGACCCCCCACATTGCCCGAGTGGATCTTTTTAAAACCTCGGGCCATTGGCAGAACTACAAGGAGGATATGTTCCCGTTGATGGCGGAGGATGCGGCCAGTGCGGCCCAGGAACAGGGTTTTGTACTCAAACCGATGAATTGCCCCTTCCATATCCAAATCTATAAACATGAACTGCGCTCCTACCGGGATTTACCCTTGCGCTTGGCAGAATTTGGCACCGTCTATCGTTTTGAACAATCGGGGGAACTAGGGGGCCTGACCCGAGTCCGGGGGTTTACCCAGGATGACTCCCACCTATTTGTTACCCCGGATCAATTGGAAGCGGAATTCCTCAGTGTCGTAGATCTGATTTTGTCGGTGTTTCAGAGCCTCCAACTCAAGAACTTCCGGGCTCGTCTCAGTACCCGTGACCCGGCTTCTAATAAGTATATTGGCGCTGATGAGGCCTGGCAAAAAGCAGAAAATGCCATTCGTCAGGCCCTCGACCACAAGGGCATGGCCTATTTTGAGGCCCCAGGGGAAGCGGCGTTCTACGGGCCAAAACTCGATTTCATTTTTCGGGATGCCTTGGAACGGGAATGGCAGTTGGGAACGGTTCAAGTGGACTACAATCTCCCCGAACGCTTTAACCTGGAGTACATTGCCCAGGATGGCTCCCGTCAACGACCCGTGATGATTCACCGGGCCCCCTTTGGTTCCCTAGAGCGACTCATTGGCATTTTGATCGAAGAG contains:
- a CDS encoding ABC transporter ATP-binding protein — its product is MADLILEVRHLQVEFGPPGQRLAAVKGIDFQLQRGQVLGLVGESGSGKSVTALALMGLVPAPGRVLPTSEIWFAGKADRPTVNLVTLAEAERRRYRGGQMAMIFQEPMSSLNPVYSIGFQIIEAIRLHQQVTAEQAQNQAMALLQEVQVLPRDEALEAEFLALGPHDAGSVLIKLKRYIRQRKLALLKRYPHELSGGQLQRVMIAMAIASNPTLLIADEPTTALDVTVQAEILRLLRDLCKTHRDMSLVFISHDLGVINEIADQVAVMYQGQIVEQGEKDQILHHPQHPYSQGLLACRPRLQPQLAQLPTVADFLGSPAEPPASILVTPEAEQTRLQGLMAQPPLLQVEALTVEFGRARLGGQSRKFKALDQISFQVYPGETLGLVGESGCGKSTLARTLLRLITPRSGRIWFDQQELTALARRSARLRHLRREMQIIFQNPYSSLNPRLSIGQAIQEPMQIHQVGGPKQQRQRVAELLERVGLDPAWFHRYPHELSGGQRQRVCIARALALNPRFIICDESVSALDVSVQAQVLNLLKDLQRERQLTYIFISHDLSVVRFMSDRIMVMNRGQLAEAIAPAQDIITAPQSAYTQKLIASIPQFPDPVV
- a CDS encoding RDD family protein; the protein is MALFNRYTLQTPESVELDFRLAGIGNRLYALLLDYLFLGVMIIALMLVWLICFFALEDWFSGIAGWELWLFAIQLLLLFALYVGYFVCFETLWQGQTPGKRWVKIRVIRDDGRPIGLAQATLRALLRPIDDLLYIGMFFIIFSRQEKRIGDWLAGTLVIEETTVPRRQQSPKLLATLERARPLAQRLQIHSNLGQLSPEQLAIVRQYLLNRREMLATARQNISQKLQTQVQEIIQFSQFSPDLAPDLFLEAVYLAYEDLPTPEPRLASPPPPALESPEDPLQF
- a CDS encoding 2-phosphosulfolactate phosphatase family protein is translated as MEVFVYHTPELTPADTLPDCAVVIDVLRATSTIATALKVGTCAVQTFSSLTDLVNASQQWPASQRLLAGERGGAKVEGYDLGNSPLDCTPELMAGKRLFLSTTNGTRALQRVTEAKTVLAGALINRQAIVNYLLDHQPQTLWLLGSGWEGGYSLEDTVCAGAIASLLTQTASYQVGNDEVIAAIALYQQWQDRLGELLQQASHGQRLLRLGCNQDLHYCASLDILDIVPMQMGPGLMMTF
- the der gene encoding ribosome biogenesis GTPase Der — translated: MPLPIVAVIGRPNVGKSTLVNRLAGNQQAIVHDQPGITRDRTYRPAFWLDREFQVVDTGGLVFDDDSEFLPQIREQASLALAEARVAILVVDGQSGPTPSDEEIAQWLRHQSVPVILAVNKCESPDQGLIQAAQFWELGLGEPFPISAIHGSGTGELLDALLHHLPIIDPDAEPDEIKVAIIGRPNVGKSSLLNALTGEKRAIVSPIAGTTRDAIDTVVERNGQRYRLIDTAGIRRKKNVDYGAEFFSINRSFKAIRRSDVVLFVLDVLDGVTEQDLKLAGRIIEEGRAVILVINKWDAVEKDNYTIYDYQKDLLSRLYFMEWAEMIFISAQTGQRVQKILDAVDVAAESHRRRVSTAVINEVLEEAVGWHSPPTTRQGKQGKIYYGTQVSTQPPTIALFVNDPQRFNDNYRRYIEGQFRKQLGFQGSPLRLFWRGKKVRAVEASANRATKV
- a CDS encoding YceD family protein — encoded protein: MQPIYIPHLLKMPQTRQTLYLDQMVPELETLTPVRGELTVRHGGTFLEVTLKAETIVTLLCDRCIQNYNHRLVVETSELIWLDKTQGEEVPGAERELAWEDLSETLPPDGHFDAEKWLYEQLMLAHPLRRLCGKACQAPVPPPGEALRDQRWSALEILKQQLSSQN
- a CDS encoding DUF3007 family protein, whose translation is MRRIDALGIGLGFFLSGGLVYAILLGLGVDSQKAGIWTQAVLVGGLVLWLLSYIFRVFTHDMTYHQQIKDYEEAMIQKRWDNMTPAEREALQAEVERERNAAPPAPSSSETNP
- a CDS encoding NAD(P)H-quinone oxidoreductase subunit L; protein product: MNALLPLIISDTGLLALLYLVLSGVYLLVLPAVVYFYLNSRWYVASSVERVIMYFLVFFSFPGMLLLSPILNFRPQRRAV
- the rplU gene encoding 50S ribosomal protein L21, whose translation is MSYAIIEAGGTQLRVEPGRFYDINRLAGEPEDAYVIDKVLLINNNNDISVGQPFVAGATVEGEILSHRRGRKIIVYKMRPKKKTRKKRGHRQELTRLLIKSISINGQAIAAVSDEDLKKPVLGASEED
- the rpmA gene encoding 50S ribosomal protein L27, yielding MAHKKGTGSTRNGRDSNSKRLGVKRYGGQAVTAGSILIRQRGTQVHPGENVGRGSDDTLFALIDGVVKFEYKTRSRRKVSVYPVATEA
- the thrS gene encoding threonine--tRNA ligase, translated to MVNQAPSAPEPIQLLRTSESEQLKKIRHTTSHVMAMAVQKLFPQAQVTIGPWTENGFYYDFDIDQPFTEQDLKAIKKEMIKIINRKLPVLREEVSREEAQRRIEAIQEPYKLEILASIHEPITIYHLGDQWWDLCAGPHLENTVELNPKAIALESVAGAYWRGDANNAQLQRIYGTAWETPEQLAEYQRRKEEALKRDHRKLGKELGLFMFADAVGPGLPLWTPKGTIIRSLLEDFLKQEQIKRGYQPVVTPHIARVDLFKTSGHWQNYKEDMFPLMAEDAASAAQEQGFVLKPMNCPFHIQIYKHELRSYRDLPLRLAEFGTVYRFEQSGELGGLTRVRGFTQDDSHLFVTPDQLEAEFLSVVDLILSVFQSLQLKNFRARLSTRDPASNKYIGADEAWQKAENAIRQALDHKGMAYFEAPGEAAFYGPKLDFIFRDALEREWQLGTVQVDYNLPERFNLEYIAQDGSRQRPVMIHRAPFGSLERLIGILIEEYAGDFPLWLAPVQIRLLPVSDEQRPFAQAVEKQMRLVGIRAEVDSSGERLGKMIRNAEVQKIPVMAVVGAKEVEAHSLNVRTRAAGELGALPIEDVITKIQAAIDQHQSF